gaaattttcTATTTACAATTATATTAAGCTATTGAATACATAGAAAATTTAACACACCAAATATTTTCCTTATCAATGCATTATAAAAGATGTCCCTTAAACTAGTTGagattgtactaaattgtaacagcTACAATATAAAACATTTAGCAAAAATAAAACAAGGACAAATAAAGCAAGTATCATCTGGGAAACTATATCCTAGAATAGCCAAAAAAAAGGgtaccccaaaagggttaacaaaAAATATTGATAAGAAAAAGGAAACTGGCATGGCTTTAGAAGAAACAAAGATGGCTTGCCATTGTTAACTAATGGTCATGTTCCAAAAAGAAAACACAAGTAGCGGAATTGCTGAACCTTTTGGAAGAATTTCACTAAAATCATAGTTACCAATGCCAATAAATGAATTTTTCTAATCTTCTTAACAGTAAAGTTTATGAACTGTAGCTAAATGATATATAGATACTTGGACAGGAAGCAAAATCaattttataggaaattcctCTTCTTGACTGTCACTATTCAGTGAGCATCCTATTAAAGAAATCATTCCAGCATTTGAACAACTTCCTGCAGTTGCTAAATCTAAATCAACAATAGCAACAATAACGTAGGAAAAATTTTAATGCAATAAAGTTAGGAATTATCACCATTTGGTTCTGCTGATCCAATTACCGAGGATGAACATCTCCCATCCATTTTTATCCCAATCGATTCAAACAACTGTAAATCATTGTCTAAAGTTTCAGGCACAGACTCACTTGCAGATTCAATTTCATTACAACTTTCTTCTATTGAGTCACAATCATCTTCTCCAACTGTAACACTGGTTGATGTTGTGGGTATCTGCTGACATGACTCTTCAATGTTTGCATTAGCATTTCCAGAAAATGATGACAACCTGCCGACTTCATTCCCCATACAAGCAACTTCAGAAACTGTCTCAGCCCCAGCTGCAGGTAAATTTTCAACATTTGCCTTGACAAGCATGCTCCTGTTGTTATGCTCCCTAGAAAGAAAGTAAGAGGATTCTCTTTCCATAAAACTCCAAGGGCAAGAGTGAAATATGTTATCTACCATGTGAAGCTGGCAGGACGAAGGCACATGGGCAGCATTTTCAATAACATCAGAAGTTACTTCTGAATCTTCAATTAACTGCTCACCCTCATCCTTCACAGCAGCCACCTTTAAACCCACCTGAGGCTTTTTGAATGTCCCAGCATTTTTCTCTATTGCCGTGTCAGAAGCAGCCACTGCTTTCACAGGCTCCACTGAAGATGGGAGAAGCAAATCCTGCATCACATCCTGCATTACATCTGAGTAGAACCTTTTGACACTAGCACCTACAGTCTGCACCTGATCCTCCACATATTTAACTGTGTCCTGTTCCCAAAAATAATGAGTCAATGGAATTCTGTAATAAACTTATATGAGAGTACACAGGACTTAAGGGGGTGGGGAATCAAAGGCTACAAGTGAGTATCAAGCACATCaacatggcataacaaggaaggCTCTATACAGATACAAGTTAAATGAAATAAGAAGCCCAAACATAGTAATACATAATTTTGCAAGAAAGCCGTGCCAAAGACAGTTACTTATATGGAACACAGCAAAAACAAGGGAAAAAGATCAAATGCTGAGAAGGTGTGACAACATTCTACCAGGGTTCTCATGAATTGAACACATAGAGCCTCCTTTGGACATGAAAAAGGTTGGGGAAGATACAAGAGAGATTATCGAATGGAGCATACCTGGTACATAATTTCTTCTGCCTCTAGGCACATGGCTTCAAATTTCTGATATACATGACCAACCCAAGTTATTCCTTTTAAATCCATAATGACCATCAATCAACCTTAGCAGAACAGCAGTTGgatttcttccactgtcttctgtTTGCAATTACCTCTAAACACTTATCTGAACATAAGTAGATTTAAATTACTAATCTCTTACAAGAACAGAACCAACATTTTAGGAAGCTCAGTTTAGACACACACGCATATCATAGCCCAACAGGGAAATGCTAAATAACTTAAATTAGTATAATTAGATTTAGTAATTGCATTCAAATGATGCCAACTCTGACAAAAAGGAAAGAGTTAATCGGAGAAGGCCCTTAATCTAATTGCTCACCTAGGTGACCTATTTGAATGAACAAGGCCTTATACTactacatttaaaaaaaaaaaatcatttaacgcCAAGACATACAAAAAGTCACTGTCTGAATCTTATATAACTTACATTAGTCTCTTC
The Gossypium arboreum isolate Shixiya-1 chromosome 10, ASM2569848v2, whole genome shotgun sequence genome window above contains:
- the LOC108460056 gene encoding uncharacterized protein LOC108460056 isoform X2; this translates as MQDVMQDLLLPSSVEPVKAVAASDTAIEKNAGTFKKPQVGLKVAAVKDEGEQLIEDSEVTSDVIENAAHVPSSCQLHMVDNIFHSCPWSFMERESSYFLSREHNNRSMLVKANVENLPAAGAETVSEVACMGNEVGRLSSFSGNANANIEESCQQIPTTSTSVTVGEDDCDSIEESCNEIESASESVPETLDNDLQLFESIGIKMDGRCSSSVIGSAEPNGQSNNWTMDSSGSAVGRKESGTVPPLDKTGVDESCIIVNEAELHCHPHRQGKHRPYQKKIRDAISSRMRSARKMEYKQLAKWYGDVGKCDEDSKGSSMSAQTREVTRRSSTQDLLDSEWELL
- the LOC108460056 gene encoding uncharacterized protein LOC108460056 isoform X1; the protein is MVIMDLKGITWVGHVYQKFEAMCLEAEEIMYQDTVKYVEDQVQTVGASVKRFYSDVMQDVMQDLLLPSSVEPVKAVAASDTAIEKNAGTFKKPQVGLKVAAVKDEGEQLIEDSEVTSDVIENAAHVPSSCQLHMVDNIFHSCPWSFMERESSYFLSREHNNRSMLVKANVENLPAAGAETVSEVACMGNEVGRLSSFSGNANANIEESCQQIPTTSTSVTVGEDDCDSIEESCNEIESASESVPETLDNDLQLFESIGIKMDGRCSSSVIGSAEPNGQSNNWTMDSSGSAVGRKESGTVPPLDKTGVDESCIIVNEAELHCHPHRQGKHRPYQKKIRDAISSRMRSARKMEYKQLAKWYGDVGKCDEDSKGSSMSAQTREVTRRSSTQDLLDSEWELL